From the genome of Bacteroides sp. MSB163, one region includes:
- a CDS encoding YdeI/OmpD-associated family protein, whose translation MSTEIRYFENREDWRKWLTDNFETASDIWFVFPGKSSGEKGITYNDAVEEALCFEWIDSTIKALDKEHKIQHFTPRNPKSTYSQANKERLKWLLDNKMIHPKFEDKIRNVLSAPFVFPDDIMDRLKEDKITWKNYQLFSDAYKRIRIAYIEAARKRPEEFEKRLNNFINKTKENKIIAGFGGIGKYY comes from the coding sequence ATGTCAACAGAGATAAGATATTTTGAAAACAGAGAAGATTGGCGAAAGTGGTTGACTGACAACTTTGAGACTGCCAGTGATATTTGGTTTGTATTTCCCGGTAAATCTTCGGGCGAGAAAGGTATTACTTACAACGATGCTGTTGAAGAAGCCCTTTGCTTCGAGTGGATTGACAGTACAATAAAGGCGCTTGACAAAGAACATAAAATTCAGCATTTTACGCCCAGAAACCCTAAAAGTACATACTCGCAAGCCAATAAAGAAAGACTTAAGTGGCTGCTGGATAATAAAATGATACACCCTAAATTTGAAGATAAAATACGAAATGTTTTGTCTGCTCCTTTTGTTTTCCCCGATGATATAATGGACAGATTGAAAGAGGATAAGATCACATGGAAAAATTATCAACTTTTCTCAGACGCATATAAGCGTATCCGAATTGCATACATTGAAGCAGCAAGGAAACGACCGGAAGAATTTGAAAAGCGATTAAACAACTTTATCAATAAAACGAAAGAAAATAAAATAATAGCGGGATTTGGTGGAATTGGGAAATATTATTAA
- a CDS encoding DMT family transporter translates to MWLLLAFLSAALLGFYDAFKKKSLRDNAVLPVLFLNTVFSSLIFLPFILISAFTPALNGTMFEVPVVGWEVHKFIIIKSFIVLSSWIFGYFGMKHLPLTIVGPINATRPVMVLVGAMLIFGERLNLYQWIGVMLAILSFFMLSRSGKKEGIDFKHNKWIYFIVLAAITGAISGLYDKYLMKQFNPMAVQSWYNVYQVFIMCPIILLLWYPKRKESTPFRWDWTIILISVFLSAADFAYFYALSYEDSMISIVSMVRRGSVVVSFLFGALFFREKNLKSKAIDLILVLIGMFFLYLGSK, encoded by the coding sequence ATGTGGTTATTACTCGCCTTTCTCTCAGCTGCCTTGCTGGGGTTTTATGATGCATTTAAGAAGAAATCATTGCGCGACAATGCTGTGCTTCCCGTTCTGTTTCTGAATACGGTATTCTCCAGCTTGATATTTCTTCCTTTCATACTGATTTCCGCTTTTACTCCTGCTTTGAATGGAACAATGTTCGAAGTGCCCGTTGTAGGCTGGGAAGTACATAAGTTTATTATTATCAAGTCCTTTATCGTTCTTTCTTCTTGGATATTCGGTTACTTTGGTATGAAACATTTGCCGTTGACTATTGTAGGACCTATTAATGCTACCCGCCCTGTAATGGTGCTTGTGGGTGCCATGCTGATATTCGGTGAACGTTTGAACCTGTATCAATGGATCGGAGTTATGCTTGCCATACTTTCTTTCTTTATGCTGAGCCGTTCCGGCAAGAAAGAGGGTATTGACTTTAAGCATAACAAATGGATTTATTTCATCGTGTTGGCTGCCATCACCGGAGCTATCAGCGGACTTTATGACAAGTATCTGATGAAGCAATTCAATCCTATGGCAGTGCAGTCGTGGTACAATGTCTATCAGGTATTTATCATGTGCCCCATTATCCTTTTGCTATGGTATCCCAAACGAAAAGAAAGTACTCCTTTCCGTTGGGACTGGACTATCATCCTGATATCCGTCTTCCTTAGTGCGGCTGACTTTGCCTACTTCTATGCCTTGAGCTATGAAGACTCCATGATTTCCATCGTCTCTATGGTACGCCGTGGCAGTGTGGTTGTCTCCTTCCTTTTCGGAGCTCTCTTCTTCCGTGAAAAGAATTTAAAAAGTAAGGCTATCGACCTCATTTTGGTATTGATTGGAATGTTCTTCCTGTATTTAGGAAGTAAATAA
- a CDS encoding DUF5715 family protein, translated as MQQVYNKFPLLFLAILLTSTSLAGCKKKDMSLKLNEPRNIKGVISYRRTFGDLNEAHLNIAQAIGIVPIASRKDAENMKEKLHHIETNDLYKVDSLTHSIPYLIPNAAQLLDTIGSNFLDSLTAKGLNPNKVIVTSVLRTQDDVKRLRRRNGNASANSAHFYGTTFDVSWKRFQKIEDEDGRPLQDVSADTLKLVLSEVLRDLRKAEKCYIKYELKQGCFHITTRGKG; from the coding sequence ATGCAACAAGTATACAATAAATTTCCGCTCCTATTCTTAGCAATTCTTCTCACCAGCACTTCCCTTGCCGGATGCAAAAAGAAAGATATGTCCCTTAAGTTGAACGAACCGAGAAACATCAAAGGGGTAATCAGCTACAGACGGACTTTCGGAGATTTAAATGAAGCGCATTTGAATATTGCACAAGCCATAGGCATCGTCCCCATCGCTTCGCGCAAGGATGCAGAAAACATGAAAGAGAAATTGCATCATATAGAAACAAATGATTTATATAAGGTGGATTCCCTCACGCACTCCATCCCTTATCTGATTCCGAATGCAGCGCAATTGCTCGATACCATCGGCAGCAACTTCCTCGATTCGCTCACGGCAAAGGGACTGAATCCGAATAAAGTCATCGTGACTTCCGTACTTCGCACCCAGGATGATGTGAAACGCCTGCGCCGCCGCAACGGAAATGCCTCCGCAAACTCTGCACACTTCTATGGTACAACGTTCGATGTAAGCTGGAAACGTTTCCAGAAAATAGAAGATGAAGACGGACGCCCCTTGCAGGATGTCAGTGCAGATACCCTGAAACTCGTTCTCTCGGAAGTGTTGCGCGACCTGCGAAAAGCTGAGAAATGTTATATCAAATACGAATTGAAACAAGGATGCTTCCACATTACGACGAGAGGAAAGGGATAA
- a CDS encoding HU family DNA-binding protein encodes MAIPYIVRRKADVSSGERKELWYAVGKKLQKKGGKTERDVAHQVAQRTGFHRGVVEAVLAATGEIIEEELSDGHSVTLRGIGSFQTAVTSKGFEHPEDVLPHSVNLSRVYFKADRMLTLAVKRAGCHRIPFKYYFPKELLTKKMEQADKEAEKEENGFNE; translated from the coding sequence ATGGCAATACCTTATATTGTCCGTCGCAAGGCGGATGTATCGAGTGGAGAAAGAAAAGAATTGTGGTATGCCGTTGGCAAGAAATTGCAGAAGAAAGGCGGTAAAACGGAGCGGGACGTGGCACATCAGGTGGCGCAACGGACTGGTTTTCATCGGGGAGTGGTAGAAGCTGTTCTGGCCGCGACAGGTGAAATCATCGAAGAGGAGTTGAGTGACGGGCATTCTGTAACGTTGCGCGGCATCGGCTCATTTCAGACGGCGGTCACGAGCAAAGGGTTTGAACATCCGGAAGATGTGTTGCCGCATTCCGTGAACCTGTCGCGTGTGTATTTCAAGGCAGACCGTATGTTGACGTTGGCGGTGAAGCGTGCGGGATGCCATCGGATTCCGTTTAAGTATTATTTCCCGAAGGAACTGCTGACGAAGAAAATGGAACAGGCTGACAAGGAGGCGGAAAAAGAAGAAAATGGATTTAATGAATAA
- the truA gene encoding tRNA pseudouridine(38-40) synthase TruA, protein MQRYFIYLAYDGTAYHGWQIQPNGDSIQECLMRALATLMRREVEVIGAGRTDAGVHASLMVAHFDSDEPLDTAFFTDKLNRLLPPDISVYRLRAVKPDAHARFDATARMYKYYVTTAKSPFNRQYRCRLFQTPDFERMNEAARSLFNYTDFTSFSKLHTDVKTNNCRIMHAAWTQVDDVTWVFTIQADRFLRNMVRAVVGTLLEVGRGKLTIDGFRRVIEQKDRCKAGTSVPGNALFLVDVTYPEELFITS, encoded by the coding sequence ATGCAACGGTATTTTATTTATTTAGCTTACGACGGAACCGCCTACCATGGGTGGCAGATACAACCCAACGGTGACAGTATACAAGAGTGCCTGATGCGTGCACTTGCTACATTGATGCGCCGTGAAGTAGAGGTTATCGGTGCCGGACGTACTGATGCCGGGGTGCATGCTTCCCTGATGGTAGCCCACTTTGATAGTGACGAACCGCTTGATACCGCTTTTTTTACCGACAAACTGAACCGTCTTTTGCCGCCTGATATTTCTGTTTACCGCCTCCGTGCAGTGAAACCCGATGCGCATGCCCGCTTTGATGCAACGGCCCGCATGTATAAATACTACGTGACTACGGCAAAGTCTCCCTTCAATCGTCAATACCGTTGCCGTCTTTTCCAGACTCCCGATTTCGAACGAATGAACGAAGCAGCCCGTAGTTTGTTTAATTATACAGATTTCACCAGTTTCAGTAAATTGCATACGGACGTAAAAACGAACAATTGCCGCATTATGCATGCCGCCTGGACTCAGGTAGACGATGTAACCTGGGTATTTACCATTCAGGCGGACCGTTTCCTGCGCAATATGGTTCGCGCGGTTGTCGGCACTCTGCTCGAAGTAGGTCGTGGTAAGCTCACGATTGATGGTTTCCGCCGAGTCATCGAGCAGAAAGACCGTTGCAAAGCCGGTACATCCGTCCCCGGCAACGCCTTGTTTCTGGTAGATGTCACTTATCCGGAAGAACTGTTTATCACCAGTTGA
- a CDS encoding NAD(P)H-hydrate dehydratase: protein MKIFPTQSIKELDAYIIENEPIASIDLMERASQALAKAIAGRWDAKTPFTVFAGPGNNGGDALAVSRLLAKKGYKVSVYLFNTKGELSPDCETNKERLVDVENVDFHEVTSQFVPPVLTDDHVVVDGLFGSGLNKPLSGGFAAVVKYINASPARVVAIDVPSGLMGEENTFNIRANVVRADVTLSLQLPKLAFLFAENQEFVGEWELLDIGLSEDAIEETDTDYFLLEGEDMQYLLKTRNKFAHKGDFGRALLIAGSQGMAGASILAARACLRSGVGLLTVHVPYCNNMIVQTSVPEAMTEMDPSDTCFACPTDTDDYQAVGIGPGLGKSEETEAAVLEQIDACQTPMVVDADALNVLAGHRNYFNRLPKGSILTPHPKELERLVGKCQDSYERLTKARELARTAGLYIVLKGAYSAIITPQGKCYFNTTGNPGMATGGSGDVLTGVLLALLAQGYVPQDAACLATYVHGLAGDIACKKQGMMGMTAGDIVNYLPLAWRMMEE, encoded by the coding sequence ATGAAAATATTTCCTACCCAAAGCATCAAAGAGTTGGATGCTTACATCATAGAGAACGAACCGATTGCTTCCATCGACCTGATGGAACGTGCCTCGCAGGCATTGGCAAAAGCTATTGCCGGACGTTGGGATGCAAAAACACCTTTTACGGTATTTGCCGGGCCGGGCAATAACGGGGGAGATGCATTGGCCGTTTCCCGTTTGCTGGCAAAGAAAGGCTATAAAGTCTCGGTTTATTTGTTTAATACCAAGGGAGAGCTTTCTCCCGATTGCGAGACGAATAAAGAACGACTTGTGGATGTGGAGAATGTAGATTTCCACGAAGTGACCTCACAATTTGTGCCGCCTGTGTTGACGGACGACCATGTGGTGGTTGACGGACTGTTCGGTAGCGGACTGAACAAGCCGTTGAGCGGTGGTTTTGCTGCCGTGGTGAAGTATATCAATGCTTCGCCGGCGCGGGTGGTGGCCATTGATGTTCCTTCAGGCTTGATGGGAGAAGAGAATACATTCAATATCCGGGCGAATGTTGTCCGTGCGGATGTGACGCTAAGTCTGCAATTGCCGAAGTTGGCTTTTCTTTTTGCGGAAAATCAGGAGTTTGTGGGCGAATGGGAATTGCTGGACATCGGTCTGAGTGAAGATGCAATAGAGGAAACGGATACGGATTATTTTTTGCTGGAAGGGGAAGATATGCAGTATTTGTTGAAGACACGTAATAAGTTTGCTCATAAGGGAGACTTCGGACGGGCTTTGCTAATTGCGGGTTCGCAAGGAATGGCGGGAGCTTCCATACTTGCCGCAAGGGCCTGTCTGCGTTCCGGAGTAGGATTGCTGACGGTGCATGTGCCTTATTGCAACAACATGATTGTGCAGACTTCTGTTCCGGAAGCAATGACGGAAATGGATCCCAGCGATACTTGTTTTGCCTGTCCTACGGATACGGATGATTATCAGGCGGTAGGTATCGGACCGGGACTGGGAAAGTCGGAAGAAACCGAGGCGGCGGTACTGGAACAGATAGATGCTTGTCAGACACCTATGGTGGTGGATGCTGATGCACTGAATGTGTTGGCGGGACACCGCAATTATTTCAACCGTTTGCCAAAAGGCAGCATACTTACGCCTCATCCAAAGGAACTGGAACGCTTGGTAGGTAAATGTCAGGATTCCTACGAACGGCTGACGAAAGCGCGTGAACTGGCACGGACGGCAGGGCTATATATTGTGCTGAAAGGTGCGTATTCTGCTATTATCACTCCGCAAGGGAAGTGTTATTTTAATACGACAGGCAATCCCGGTATGGCAACAGGGGGCAGTGGTGATGTGCTGACAGGTGTTCTGCTTGCGTTATTAGCCCAGGGATATGTGCCACAGGATGCAGCTTGCCTGGCTACGTATGTTCATGGTCTTGCCGGAGACATCGCCTGCAAGAAGCAGGGAATGATGGGAATGACGGCAGGAGACATTGTAAATTACTTGCCACTGGCGTGGAGGATGATGGAGGAATGA
- a CDS encoding helix-turn-helix domain-containing protein has protein sequence MKHISKVILVLLCILLSYPFYGMAQNIKSFDFKGNFFYNTITSIEQDTLGFMWLGLDNGVFLFDGYSLQPLIHSMISDRYVNFLSHRKTTLYIGTNEGLYAYNYINNQCDLCSPLLKSKNIIAYQCNSDYQVVATDREVFLFDYNWNFIHKITIYKESLNNHITSMVIYGNQEALLGTESGLVIIHIENDGKTKSNTLYSGDKIVQLFIDSRNKLWICRGEEVLYSNIDTLDSVGISGFKHIAYNHEVISFFEYANQVWVGTRGYGISIYEYDHSGKAVLKNKLLIDKSGDSELKNTINKIYKDKKSRIWICTLEGVYLYNDESSNFHAIKHSKNGKNVPSSNIISSIYCDDDYLWLATSNGINKIKWNNKNDYTITQYVDRRNTNDIMAGNKIQCITKFKDQTFLISTKNAIKFFDSGRCLFYDDQSLNVALEQYGMRYVRSIFKDYYNNIWLAFSEGGVGSINASTGKFTRLDYPEKVKGKHRAICRDSNGNIWLSSDNDGLYRLQLDDDLKVISTKLYPRNMFGGSWITAIYIDHQKRIWAGTANGLYRYNIEQDKFTRLEFPYSRKSSYIGAIIQDNMENIWAVSLHGIYKINLEDLIVYYELNVNQDIVKTWYILGTCVNRNGEIFIGGVNGLNFFNPTQLTPDTYPHNVYISGIKLLNKENFSDEKKNRLHEINNSGKLVLSYKDTQFSLSFSSLYYKDPLKIEYAYMLEDFDKDWIITDASRNNASYSNLTPGTYTFKVKSTNASGIWMDNIRTIEIVVEKAPWRTWWAYSLYVSIVAGILLLVVRNFNLGSKLRHKDALSKWKLDYYTRLSYGFKVPLTLIYAPLQYLLKNYDQLTNTDVKRMLHTMSGNVFKLSEQVSKLMEFKKVSLGEYDVQLSKVDIIPVIQGICNLFLDEFATKHVTYSIEGNVTSVTTIIDITKIEVALYNIMEDAISYIIDNGRVEVKYMLDSHDYRLNVSIIASRSGEGESNVQELNTRFLIAYDYLKVHHSELSIRNIEGNRMREYIFDLLLGDSHYSAREMKTLDKAQSVSLLLPVTVQKDRTVDELNIDSDKTLPVIYLYEGDKDIDLFIKSVFQNKFNISLNTAATDIKHILDKIPSLVIFDVVKEDDYKFELCRKMKEYQILSAIPVIFISSLSSEITEQKAYEAGADVFIAKPFNVASLDARIRQLLDVRTAIKENIRKELIIDPKEVLITSDDDKFVANIINVIEDNIADVEFNIDKLASLLNISRSTLYRRAMEITNLSPSDLIRKRRMRRAAELLKQTSHPVSEICYMVGYSDQRYFGQSFKKEFGMTPKQYSIQKKV, from the coding sequence ATGAAACATATTAGTAAAGTTATCTTAGTACTATTGTGTATTTTGCTGTCCTACCCATTTTATGGAATGGCACAAAACATAAAGTCTTTTGATTTTAAAGGAAACTTTTTCTATAATACAATTACTTCTATTGAACAAGATACGTTAGGCTTTATGTGGTTAGGTTTGGATAACGGCGTTTTTCTTTTTGATGGTTATTCTCTTCAGCCATTAATTCATTCAATGATAAGCGACCGTTATGTTAATTTCTTAAGCCACAGAAAAACAACATTGTATATAGGAACCAATGAAGGACTTTATGCCTACAACTATATAAATAACCAATGTGACCTTTGTTCTCCATTGTTGAAATCCAAAAATATTATAGCTTATCAGTGTAACAGCGATTATCAAGTTGTAGCTACAGACAGAGAGGTTTTCCTCTTTGACTATAACTGGAATTTCATCCACAAGATAACCATATATAAGGAATCACTGAATAATCATATTACCTCTATGGTGATTTATGGCAATCAAGAAGCCTTATTGGGTACAGAATCCGGTTTGGTGATCATTCATATTGAAAATGACGGTAAAACGAAGAGCAACACTTTATATAGTGGAGACAAAATTGTTCAATTATTTATTGATAGCCGCAATAAACTATGGATATGCCGTGGCGAAGAAGTATTATATAGTAACATAGATACTTTGGATTCTGTGGGAATATCGGGATTTAAGCATATTGCCTATAATCATGAAGTTATCTCTTTCTTCGAATACGCAAATCAAGTGTGGGTGGGAACCAGGGGATATGGTATTTCCATATACGAATATGACCATAGCGGAAAGGCAGTCTTGAAAAATAAATTATTAATAGATAAATCAGGAGATAGCGAACTGAAAAACACTATTAATAAAATTTATAAAGACAAGAAATCCAGAATTTGGATATGTACATTAGAGGGAGTATATTTATACAATGATGAGTCCTCCAACTTTCATGCCATCAAGCATAGTAAAAATGGAAAGAATGTTCCATCCAGCAATATTATTTCTTCCATATACTGTGACGATGATTATTTATGGTTGGCCACATCCAATGGAATTAATAAGATAAAGTGGAACAATAAAAATGACTATACTATTACGCAATATGTTGACCGGAGAAATACAAATGACATAATGGCTGGCAACAAAATACAGTGCATCACCAAATTCAAAGATCAAACCTTCTTGATCAGCACAAAAAACGCAATCAAATTTTTCGATTCGGGAAGATGCCTTTTTTATGACGATCAATCACTGAATGTTGCATTAGAGCAATATGGAATGCGATATGTACGTTCCATATTTAAGGACTATTACAATAATATCTGGTTGGCATTCTCCGAAGGTGGGGTTGGTAGCATCAATGCTTCAACCGGCAAATTCACCAGATTAGACTATCCGGAAAAGGTGAAAGGCAAACACAGAGCCATTTGTAGGGACAGCAATGGAAACATTTGGCTTTCATCAGACAATGATGGGTTATATCGCCTACAACTGGACGATGATTTGAAAGTTATAAGTACGAAATTATACCCTAGAAATATGTTTGGTGGATCGTGGATAACGGCAATATATATAGACCATCAAAAAAGAATATGGGCCGGAACAGCAAACGGATTATATAGATACAACATTGAGCAAGATAAGTTTACCAGATTAGAATTCCCATATTCAAGAAAGAGTTCCTATATTGGGGCTATTATACAGGATAATATGGAGAATATATGGGCGGTTAGTTTACACGGTATTTATAAGATTAATCTAGAAGATTTGATTGTCTATTATGAATTGAATGTAAATCAAGATATTGTAAAGACATGGTATATTTTGGGAACATGCGTCAACCGCAATGGAGAAATATTCATAGGAGGAGTAAATGGACTCAACTTTTTTAATCCTACTCAATTGACACCAGACACTTATCCGCATAATGTCTATATATCCGGCATAAAACTTCTGAATAAAGAGAATTTTTCCGATGAGAAGAAAAATCGCTTGCACGAGATCAATAATTCGGGCAAGTTAGTGCTATCGTATAAAGATACTCAATTTTCCTTGTCTTTCAGCTCTCTCTATTATAAAGATCCGCTAAAAATAGAGTATGCCTATATGTTAGAGGACTTTGATAAAGACTGGATTATTACAGACGCATCAAGAAATAACGCTTCTTATTCCAATTTAACTCCCGGCACATACACTTTTAAAGTAAAATCAACTAATGCTTCGGGTATCTGGATGGACAATATACGGACTATTGAGATTGTGGTAGAAAAGGCACCATGGAGAACTTGGTGGGCCTACTCCTTATATGTAAGCATAGTTGCAGGCATTTTACTATTAGTTGTCCGAAACTTTAATTTAGGTTCTAAATTGCGGCACAAGGATGCTTTATCTAAGTGGAAATTAGACTATTACACTCGTTTGTCATATGGTTTTAAGGTACCCTTAACTCTGATTTATGCGCCTCTGCAATATTTACTAAAAAATTATGACCAGTTGACAAATACAGATGTTAAGCGTATGCTACATACGATGTCAGGCAATGTATTCAAATTGTCGGAACAAGTATCGAAATTGATGGAGTTCAAAAAAGTATCCTTGGGAGAATATGATGTACAGTTATCAAAAGTAGATATTATTCCTGTTATCCAAGGAATTTGTAATTTATTTCTAGATGAGTTTGCCACCAAACATGTAACTTATTCAATAGAAGGAAACGTGACTTCTGTTACAACTATCATAGACATAACTAAGATAGAAGTAGCTCTATATAATATTATGGAAGATGCTATTTCCTATATAATAGATAATGGTAGGGTTGAGGTGAAATATATGCTTGACTCCCATGATTACAGGCTGAACGTAAGTATTATTGCATCCCGAAGTGGAGAAGGTGAGTCTAATGTACAAGAGTTAAACACTCGCTTTTTAATTGCATACGATTATCTAAAAGTGCATCATAGCGAACTATCCATACGTAATATCGAAGGAAACCGGATGAGGGAATATATTTTCGACTTGCTATTAGGCGACTCTCATTATAGTGCAAGAGAAATGAAAACATTGGATAAAGCACAATCTGTATCGCTGTTATTACCTGTAACTGTTCAAAAAGATAGAACTGTGGATGAATTGAATATTGATTCGGATAAAACTTTGCCAGTGATTTATCTGTATGAGGGAGACAAGGACATAGACCTCTTCATAAAGTCTGTTTTTCAAAATAAGTTTAACATATCACTAAACACAGCTGCTACCGACATAAAGCACATACTCGACAAAATACCTTCTCTAGTTATTTTTGATGTGGTGAAAGAAGACGACTATAAATTTGAGTTATGTCGCAAAATGAAGGAATACCAGATATTATCAGCAATACCCGTCATTTTCATTTCCTCACTTTCTTCTGAAATAACGGAGCAGAAGGCATATGAAGCAGGAGCTGATGTGTTTATTGCAAAACCATTCAATGTAGCTAGCCTGGATGCAAGAATAAGACAGCTGCTTGATGTACGTACGGCAATCAAAGAGAACATTCGGAAAGAGTTGATTATAGATCCTAAAGAAGTACTTATCACATCAGATGACGACAAATTCGTTGCTAATATCATCAACGTTATAGAAGATAACATAGCAGATGTTGAGTTTAATATTGATAAATTGGCTAGTTTATTAAACATAAGCCGTTCTACTTTATATCGAAGAGCTATGGAAATCACGAATTTGTCACCAAGTGATTTAATCAGAAAAAGGCGCATGCGACGGGCCGCAGAGCTGTTAAAACAAACTTCCCATCCTGTCTCAGAAATATGTTATATGGTGGGATATTCAGATCAACGCTATTTCGGACAAAGCTTTAAGAAAGAGTTTGGTATGACTCCGAAACAATATTCTATTCAGAAAAAGGTATAG
- a CDS encoding helix-turn-helix domain-containing protein, whose product MNQDIGRAIVFSIPAVSAAVSLIMISLDITRSSNTVNRKIHYSIITVYCLIILYWSGLVMYSIARDAFIAYLPVCFSSFSFIPIFLYMITYIITGVGDRKHFPTYHFILPACLTVTIHVIAFTVPFQQRWNAIYDNGVSLTSAIIDSTYIICILLSILYSGLSLLRIKSYKRQVTNYSADIYRMSLDWLSFIIIFRVLLQTLPIAGLILGIELFNKLGVIWTFTTLPAVFTQIVLCLNILSENYVIIEPITAKEKEMTTPGNYAQLERQRVEKYLENEKPYLNPEFKITDMAKDLFSNRTYISAFINREYGMNFNRFINNYRLKEVERLQSEAIQRKQKISSTEIVIHAGFSNYRSYFRAKKMAKSDPVSID is encoded by the coding sequence ATGAATCAAGATATCGGACGTGCTATAGTTTTTTCAATACCCGCAGTAAGTGCTGCGGTCAGCTTGATTATGATTTCGCTCGACATAACCCGCTCTTCCAATACGGTCAACCGAAAAATACATTACAGCATAATCACTGTATACTGCCTAATAATACTGTACTGGAGCGGACTGGTAATGTATTCCATCGCCCGTGACGCTTTCATAGCATACTTGCCCGTTTGCTTTTCCTCGTTTAGTTTTATTCCCATATTCCTGTACATGATCACCTATATTATTACAGGAGTAGGCGATCGAAAGCATTTCCCCACATACCATTTCATCCTTCCAGCATGTTTGACCGTAACCATCCACGTGATTGCCTTTACGGTACCGTTCCAACAACGATGGAATGCCATTTATGACAACGGAGTAAGCCTGACAAGCGCAATTATTGACAGCACGTATATCATCTGTATTTTGCTGAGTATTTTATATTCCGGGTTGAGCCTGCTCCGCATAAAATCGTACAAACGTCAAGTTACCAATTATTCCGCTGATATCTACCGTATGTCGCTGGATTGGTTGTCCTTTATCATCATCTTCAGGGTCTTGTTGCAAACCTTACCGATAGCCGGGTTGATATTGGGCATCGAACTATTCAATAAATTGGGGGTTATCTGGACATTCACAACATTACCGGCAGTCTTTACTCAGATTGTGTTGTGCCTGAACATTCTTTCGGAGAATTATGTGATTATCGAACCTATTACCGCCAAAGAAAAGGAAATGACCACGCCCGGAAACTATGCGCAACTGGAACGCCAGCGAGTCGAAAAGTATTTAGAGAATGAGAAACCTTATCTAAATCCGGAATTCAAAATAACCGATATGGCCAAGGATCTTTTTTCAAACAGGACTTATATATCTGCTTTCATCAACCGGGAATATGGCATGAATTTCAATCGTTTCATCAACAATTACCGGCTAAAGGAAGTAGAAAGACTACAATCAGAGGCTATACAAAGAAAGCAAAAAATATCCTCGACGGAAATTGTCATTCATGCTGGATTCAGTAATTATCGCAGTTATTTCCGAGCAAAAAAAATGGCAAAGAGCGATCCCGTTTCCATTGATTAA